The segment CGGCGCAACTCCCACTACGGCGTTCAATATCCTCGGCGCCCACACGGATTCTCCATCCTTCAAGCTCAAGCCCAAGCCGACAACAGGCAAGTTCGGCTGGCTCCAAGCTGGCGTCGAAGTCTACGGTGGGCCCCTCTTGAACTCGTGGCTGGACCGCGAACTCAGGCTGGCGGGGCGGCTCGTGATGCTTGACGGCACCCAGCACCTCACGGCAACCGGGCGGCTCCTGCGCTTTCCGCAGTTGGCCATCCACCTGGACCGGGCCGTCAACGATGGACTCACGCTCGACAAGCAGCAACACATGAATCCTATATGGGGACTCGGCGATCCCGGATCCGCGGACGTCTTGGCAATCCTGGCGGACTCCGTGGCCGGACCTTCGGTGGATCCCGCCGAGATCGGCGGCTATGACATCGTCGTCGCGGACGCCCAGGCACCGGAGGTCTTCGGAGCCGAGGGAGAGCTCTTCGCTTCGGGACGCCTCGACAACCTCTCGTCCACCCATGCCGGACTCGCCGCACTCATCGCGCATGCAGCCGCGGGTGTTCCGTCGGACGGCCCCATAGCGGTCCTGGCGGCCTTCGACCACGAAGAAATCGGCTCCGCCTCCCGCTCCGGCGCCTGCGGACCCATCCTCGAAGACATCCTGACCCGGATCTCCGACCGGCTCGGCGCCACGGTGAGTGAACGGCGGCAGGCGTTGTCGGCGTCGTTCTGTGTTTCCGCGGATGCCGGCCACGCCGTCCACCCCAACTATCCCGACCGCCACGATCCCGCCAACCGGCCCATCCTCAACGGGGGACCGCTCCTCAAGATCAACGCCAACCAGCGCTACGCCACGGACGCCATCGGGGCGGCATTCTGGGCCCGGCTCTGCGGCGAGGCGGGCGTGCCCTACCAGGAGTTCGTCTCCAACAACGACGTCCCATGCGGCTCCACTATCGGCCCACTGACGGCGACCCGCCTGGGGATCCGAACGGTCGACGTCGGCGTGCCCCTTTTGTCGATGCACTCGGCACGCGAGCTGTGCGGCGTTGAAGATCCGCGTCACCTGGCCACGGTGGCGGAGTTGTTCTTCCGCACCGCGATCTAGCCCCTCAGGGGTCCGGGCTCAGGACGCGAGGCTCACCACGAGGTTAATGGTGGTGGCCAGGATCCCGACGCCGAAAACATAGGCGAGCAGGCTGTGCCGCAAAGCTGCGGATCGCATCGCCCTCGTGGTGATCGCGGTGTCGGAGACTTGGTAGGTCATCCCGAGGCTGAACGCCATGTAGGCGAAATCTGTATACTGCGGCGGTTCTTTTTGGTTGAATTCGATGCCCCGGGGCGGATCGGACGTGTAGTAAACCTCCGCGTAGCGCAAGGTGAAGAGGGTGTGCACAAGAAGCCATGACGACACCGCACCGACCAGGGCCAGCAGGGCGAGCATGAATTTGTCGAGGCCATGCGCGTCCTTGGCGCCGAGCATTACCAGCACGAAGGCTGCGAGGGAGCCGACGGCGGCACACAGGATGAGGAGGTCCGCCGTGGACCGCCGTGGATCTTCTTCCGTGGCATGGCTTGCCGTTTGGGCGGCTTTCATGGGTGTGATGACTGTCCACACGAAGACGTTGTAGACAACCGCAGCTA is part of the Arthrobacter methylotrophus genome and harbors:
- a CDS encoding DUF1345 domain-containing protein, giving the protein MNAAVKNHGPNSTRAKRSRLRFLLMVVTGIAAAVATGIWGQWIYAPAAGWAVAAVVYNVFVWTVITPMKAAQTASHATEEDPRRSTADLLILCAAVGSLAAFVLVMLGAKDAHGLDKFMLALLALVGAVSSWLLVHTLFTLRYAEVYYTSDPPRGIEFNQKEPPQYTDFAYMAFSLGMTYQVSDTAITTRAMRSAALRHSLLAYVFGVGILATTINLVVSLAS
- a CDS encoding M18 family aminopeptidase; this encodes MPSNSAAEHIQDLGAYVSASPSSFHAVHEAARRLDAAGFTALDELQPWEGGAGSFYVIRDGALIAWVAPDGATPTTAFNILGAHTDSPSFKLKPKPTTGKFGWLQAGVEVYGGPLLNSWLDRELRLAGRLVMLDGTQHLTATGRLLRFPQLAIHLDRAVNDGLTLDKQQHMNPIWGLGDPGSADVLAILADSVAGPSVDPAEIGGYDIVVADAQAPEVFGAEGELFASGRLDNLSSTHAGLAALIAHAAAGVPSDGPIAVLAAFDHEEIGSASRSGACGPILEDILTRISDRLGATVSERRQALSASFCVSADAGHAVHPNYPDRHDPANRPILNGGPLLKINANQRYATDAIGAAFWARLCGEAGVPYQEFVSNNDVPCGSTIGPLTATRLGIRTVDVGVPLLSMHSARELCGVEDPRHLATVAELFFRTAI